A genomic region of Pelodiscus sinensis isolate JC-2024 chromosome 1, ASM4963464v1, whole genome shotgun sequence contains the following coding sequences:
- the LOC102447523 gene encoding olfactory receptor 52D1-like: MAAFNLTPAEPLTFMLMGIPGLEASHVWISIPIFLSYVIGLLGNCTLLIVVSKEQTLHKPMYLLLCMLALVEMGASTCVVPKAMWVFWFNLRDIIKGGCFTQMFFFHAATVIHSAILVTMAFDRYVAICNPLRYTTILSNAQIAKMGLVGLTRAVLCILPLPLLLNRLPFCDNRIIHNTYCDHMSVAKISCGDITVNRMYGLVITFLIYGFDLMLIALSYSLIIRTVFILSSREVHQKALNTCTAHLSVMFMSYLPGLVSSVTYRFDQGITPHIHIILANLYFLIPPMLNPIVYGVKNKELRDKVAKYTGRR, encoded by the coding sequence ATGGCGGCTTTCAACCTCACCCCCGCAGAACCTTTAACATTCATGCtaatgggcatccctggcctggaagctTCTCACGTCTGGATTTCCATCCCAATATTTCTGTCCTACGTGATTGGTCTGCTGGGAAACTGCACTCTTCTCATTGTGGTAAGCAAAGAACAGACCCTGCACAAGCCGAtgtacctgctgctctgcatgctggcgCTTGTAGAAATGGGAGCATCTACCTGTGTTGTTCCAAAAGCCATGTGGGTATTTTGGTTCAATTTGAGAGACATCATAAAGGGGGGCTGcttcacccagatgttcttcttTCATGCAGCTACTGTGATTCACTCGGCCATCCTCGTAACAATGGCCttcgatcgctacgtggccatatgTAACCCTCTGAGATACACCACCATCCTCAGTAATGCACAGATAGCTAAGATGGGGCTAGTGGGTTTGACAAGAGCTGTTCTCTGcattctgcccctgcccctgctcctgaacAGGCTGCCGTTCTGTGACAACCGAATTATCCACAATACTTACTGTGACCACATGTCTGTGGCAAAGATCTCCTGTGGGGATATCACAGTCAATAGGATGTATGGCCTGGTGATAACATTTCTCATCTACGGGTTTGACCTAATGCTCATCGCTCTGTCCTACAGTCTGATCATCAGGACTGTCTTCATACTTTCCTCCAGAGAAGTCCACCAGAAAGCCCTCAATACCTGCACGGCCCACCTCTCCGTGATGTTCATGTCTTACCTTCCTGGCCTTGTCTCCAGTGTGACATACCGATTTGACCAGGGCATCACTCCGCACATTCACATCATCTTGGCCAACCTCTATTTCCTCAtcccccccatgctcaacccTATTGTATATGGGGTCAAAAATAAAGAACTTCGTGACAAAGTGGCCAAATACACTGGTAGAAGGTGA